The nucleotide window CTGAGCACTGCTCTGTGGCTCGTTAACAATTGACGGCAGCTTAGACAAAAGAAAGCCAAGCAAAACCCACAGTAAAACCAAAAAAACAAAAACGCCTCACTTTGTGAGGCGTTTTTTTATATAAATTAAAGCTCAGTATTTAGTATAAGCTCTGCTCTACATAAGATTAGCTCAGTTGTAGAAACGCTTTGTCTTAAATAAACAATTTGTCGTGTAGGGTTTCAACCACTTGATTTGCATCGTTTTCTGCAACCAAGAAACACAGGTTATTGGCGCTTGCGCCGTGACAAATCATGCGCACGCTGACATCTTCAATGTGGTTAAACACGTTACTGCCTAGTTGTGTCGTCGATTGCAAATTATTGCCAACAATGGCAACGAGCGACAGCCCATGTTCTACCGTTACCTCACACAACTGCTCAAGTTCTTCCAACACTTGCTGATTAATCAAAGCTTGGGTAGAGCCGGTTGGGTTATCAAATGTTAACGCCACGGATATTTCTGAGGTGGTGATCAAGTCGACACTTAACTCATGCTTAGCCAATATCGCAAATACTTGCGCCAAAAAACCACTGGCATGTAACATCGCTGGACTCTTTACAGTAACCAGTGTTTGTTCTTTGCGCAGTGCAATCGCACGATAGGTTGGTTTTGATTCAACATGTTGACGGATTTGTGTGCCACCGGCTTGCGGTTCACGAGATGAACCAACAAACACAGGGATGTCCGATCGCATCGCAGGGATCAAGGTTGCCGGATGGAGAATTTTGGCGCCAAAGGTTGCCATTTCCGCCGCTTCACCAAAACTGATTTCAGGTATGGCGCGAGCCGAGCTCGCTATGCGTGGATCGGTGGTGAAAATCCCTACCACATCGGTCCATATCAATAAGTCATCAGCCTGACATGCTTCTGCTAATAGCGCTGCCGAATAATCTGAACCACCGCGCCCTAACGTTGTCGTATTGCCTAATCCGTCTTGACCGATAAATCCTTGTGTAACAATTACATGCTGTTGCAATAACGGCAACAATTGCTGCTCACAATTTAACGCCAATGCCTCAATATCAACCACAGCTTTACCGTATAGACTGTTAGTTCGCATCACTTGACGAACATCAAAGGTCAAACCATTAACGCCAATACTGCGCAGAACTTCGGCAAATAAAATCGAGCTCATGCGCTCACCACAGGCCAAAATAGAATCCGTGGTTTTTGCTGTTTGCAGTGTGTTTTGTTGCTCAACAAGTGCCGTTAAATGATCTAACACCTCGTCAATTTGACGATTTAAATGCAACTCTGCTGCTAATTGTTGCGTGATATTGTATTGAATACCGCGAATTTGATTAATGATTTCTTGCTGCTCTTGGTGCGATAGCAATTGTTGCGACAAAGTCACTAAATGATTGGTAACCCCAGCACTGGCTGATACCACAACCACTTTGGTGCTTTGGTTATCTTTGATGATGTTGGCGCAGCGCAACATAGCATCGTAATCGGCAACACTTGTACCGCCAAACTTGGCAACATTTAACATTTGAAATTCTCCCTAATTAACAGAACACCCTATTGCAACGTCAGTTTTTTAATACAATAACAGACTTCTAAAGCAATTGGCGCTGTTTATAAACTACATAAGGAAGAGCATGACTGATAAGCAAGGAATAGGAATCTTGACGTTTTCAGCCAGAAGCTCTCCACCATCTATTGGTGACAGTCATCAGGATTCAACCGTAATGACCGAATGTACTTTAACCACCTAAAGTAACACCCTCGGCATTAGTCCCCCTCAATGATTGTCACAAGCTGATGGTGCTTCAAATCATTTACCTGGCTAATGCTACCTCTTCTGGTGTTGTGTAGACAATTTGAGTAATAACTCTACAGCAACGCAAGCTATTAAACCTCAAGGGCGATACAAAAGCAATATGGTATCGACTAAAAATCTGCAAAATTAACATATTTTTGCAATTTTTCGTCGAGTTGTTAGGCAATTAGCGAGATTTACTTAGGTGCTTTATCAAAATTTCGGTTATGCTAAAAATAAACTTTTGATGGGCTTTTCATGGATTGGTTTTTATTAAAAAAACTTGTTGGTCAATTACTGCAACCAATGATCTTAATTTTATTTTTGATGCTGTTAGCGTTGCTGTTGTTTCATAGTCGACGACATGTTGCTCGCGTAAGCTTATTTCTTGCCACGTTGTTTTTGTTCGGTTTTTCCTTTATTGGTGTCAGCAACTCACTCATAGCCCCTTACGAGCAACGCTATCCAACCTTTAGCCAGCAGCAACAACGTTTAGACTATATTGTCATCTTAGGTTGCGCGCATACCAGTGACGACAACCTTGGCGCCTCGCAACAATTACAAATCTGCTCATTGCAACGTATGGTTGAAGGCATGCGTGTCGCCAACATGCACCCTGAAGCAACCATTATTACCTCCGGTGCGGCACTTTATGATAGCACCAGCAATGCACAAAAGGTGAAACAAGCACTGATTGAATTAGGGTTTAGTGGTGACATAATCACTAATGACAAAGCTAAAGATACCGAAGACGAAGCGATGTTATTAATGCCGCGGTTAACCAACACCCACTTTGCCCTTGTCACCAACGCCAATCATATGCCGAGAGCAATGACCTATTTTGAGCAACAAGGTTTGACGCCTACCGCCGCTCCTACCGGTTACTTTGTTAAACAGGGTGCGCTAAGTTGGCAGGACTACTTTCCTGACGCCAATCAATTGCATAAAACCGAGACGTTTTTTTACGAGTTTTTCGGTCAGCTATGGCAATGGCTTAAGTCATAACATACTGACGGTACGGCCCGCCCGTTTATAGCTGCAGATTAATCACTAAGAGGTTTTTCGCTCATAATGCCCACTAGATTGTCGCTTGGATCGCGAATAAAGCCGATCCACAGTTGATGATCTGACATGGTGGCGGCTAAGGCTGGGGCTCGCTCTATAGCGACATTGTGCTGTTGCAAATGCGCAAATGCTTGCTCTATATCATCGACTTTGTAGTAAATCACTGAGGTATGATGGTCGCGTTCTTCACCTTGTAATGTGGTGAGCATCAATCGAATATCGTTTAATTGGTAAAACGATAAGTTTTCACCGGCATCAAACAACAGCGGTAGTCCCATGATATCCTGGTAAAACGCTCTTGCCGCGTTTATATCAGTACAACAAATCGCAATCTGGCCGATGGCGTTAATATGTAAACTCATCTGTTTTCCTTTTCACGTTTTTTGTTTTAATGGAGCTAGCTTTAACGGAGCTAGCTTTTAACAGAGCTTGGTTTTAACCAATCTGTCGTTTTGCCAATCAATAACTTAACCTATTAAGGTATAGACGCTGTCGACAATTGCTCGCACACCATTACCCCGAGATGGACTTAAGTGTTGCATCAACCCTAAGCTTTGAAAAAACTCTGGCACCTTAGTTTTTTGAATTTGTACGGCGGTCTTGCCTTGAAATTGGCTTAAAATCACCACCATAAGACCACGTATTAGCCGAGCATCACTATCACCAATAAAATAAAAGCGATCGTTATACTTAACGACGTCTAACCAAGCATTGCTTTCACAACCAGAAATTAATATCTCATCACTACGACGCTGTTTATCTAAACGATGCAGTCGCTTAGACAATAGCATAATCACTCGATGCTTTTTATCCCAAGAATTTGCGTCGCTAAACTCAGCCAACACATCTGCTTCGCTGACATAATCAAACGGTTTATCATGCACCACCTGCGACCTAGAGTCTGTTTTAGTCCAATCCACATCGCTACTGTCTGCTTGTTGTAAGTTGCCATCGGCTTCAATACACGCCTTTAACGCGGCCAGTAAACGATCTATTTCAGACTTACTATTATACGGTGCAAGCGACACGCGAACGGAGCCTTGCAAGCCCATTCCCGCCAACAATGGCATAGCACAATGATGCCCCGCTCTCACCGCAATGCCTTTGCTGTCGAGAAAGCTGGCGACATCCTGATGATGTATACCCTCGATAACAAAGCTTAATAACGGAATATCAGGTGCGTCTGTAAATAATGGCGTGAGCTTTGCCAAGCTGGTCAATTGTTGATGCAGATAAACAGCAAGTTGAGATTCATAATCAGTGAAATTTTGGCTATGACCAAGCTCTGTTATCGCGCTTGATAAGCCCAGTACACCGGCAATATTAGGCGTGCCCGCTTCAAATTTGTGTGGCAGTTCATTAAATGTAGTCTGTTTGAATGACACCTGTTTGATCATCTCGCCGCCAAATTGATACGGCGGCATGCTCTCGAGTAGCTCGCGTTTACCATACAAGACACCAATGCCGGTTGGCGCAAACAATTTATGTCCAGAGAACACATAGAAGTCACAGTTTAGCTGTTGTACATCAACGTTAACATGGGCGATAGCCTGAGCACCATCGATCAATACCTTGGCACCATGTTGATGGCCAATGTCAATTAACGTCTTAATATCGTTTATCTTTCCGACAACATTTGAAATGTGATGGACGGCAAGGATTTTACATTTATAGGTGATCAAACACCTTGCTTGTGCAATATCAATGATGCCTTGTTTATTAACCGGCAGCACCACTAAATTAGCACCTTTTTTTAGCGCCAGTTGTTGCCAACAAACAATATTAGCGTGATGTTCAGCGGCAGAAACAACAATATCATCACCACGCTCGACAATCTGTTCGCCGAGGCTACTTGCCACCATATTAATGGCTTCGGTTGTGCCTTTGCTCCAAATGATCTCCGCCACGTCTTTGCCATGAATAAATTGTCTGACATTTTCTCGAGCAAGTTCATACGCGACAGTGGCTTGTGCACTTAACATATGAGAGCCACGATGCACATTGGCATTTTGCGTCGCGTAATATGTTTTTGCGGCATCAATGACGGCGTCGAATTTTTGCGTAGTCGCAGCGTTATCAAAGTAGATACTTTGATGTTTGCGCTCTAGCATTTCTATAAGAGGAAACTTTTTTCTAAATTCGGCAACATTAAATGACGTCATTAACTTGGCTGACAATACGCTATGAAACAAGATTACAGGATTATAACGCAGAACTTCTTATCGTTAACAGAATCTTTGCAATAAGTTTTTTAATTCATTTATACGCAAAGCAAAGGATCCTTGACTATGCTATACAGTCCAGATGGAGATATTTATTCTGGCGTTAATATGCTGTTTTCGAATGCGAAATTAAATATAAAGCCAAAATACAACTCTGGTTAGTCGCACCGTTCAAACGCTGTAGACGAGCGATTAAATAACGTTTTATGAAATGAAATATTAAGGAACAGTATGTCATTATTCTCTTGGTTCACTTCGAACCGAAATGAAGTGCATACGACATTCACCAGTAGCGAGCGCCAACGAAAGTTGGCAATAAACAATAAGTCGATGTGGCCTGTAGCTAGGGTAAACTACGTACACTCGAAGTATCAGGCTCACAGTCTGTCAGAAGGTGAACTGATTGACTCAGAACCGAGTATAAAATCGGTAAAATAGCAAAATAGTCGCTTAGGCGACTATTTTTTTGGCCAAAAAAAGACCTATCCTTGGCTAGTCATGAGCCGCATCAAACCAAGTTTTCGCTTTAGATGATTGCCCTTGCGACATCAGATAACGCCCCATATTAACGTGAAATGATGGCATCAATTTTTTATCTGATGCCTGCTCAAATACCTGCATATATGATTCTGGTAACGGTTTTTCAAAATACTCCAGACTCGATAATCCATAAATGGGTTTAAAACTGCTGGCAGAGTGGTATTGACATGTACGGCTGGGAAACAAACCTATTTGGTTTTTAAACTCTGCCGGCGTCCCCAGGTGATGTTGGCCATTAACGGGATGTGTAACAGGTGTCGATGCTTGAATCAGTGAATACCAAGGTAGTTGCTTTGCCAAAAAAGCTCGAGCGTCTTGATCGCTGGCAAATACGCGGCGGGTTAAATTGACAACATTATGGGCGATCGCCCCCTCCTCATCACAGGCAGCATGGTTAATAGGCAAAGGATATTCGTCAATAAAGCCGAGAAAATGACTGAGTTCATGGGCTAATACTTGGCTACTATCGCCAGCATCAACAAACACCATGCCGTGATTAACATTGGCAATGCCCTTATCCGTCATGACACCGATATAGCGAATCGCCTTAGGCTGTGCCTGTAACAACGCCTCATCAAACTGACATTGAATTCTAAGGGTTGCATTATTGGTGCAGTTTAGCCACTGAGGCGCGGTGTACTGTGGTTCTAGTAAACAAAACTGCTGTTGATAAAAAGGCTCTAGTTGCGCCATCATCTGCTTAAGCGTTCGTAATTTAGTTAAAGAGTCGGCAAAAAACTGTATTGGATAACGGCATTGCTGAGTAACACTTGTCGCATCAGTCAATGTGTCTATGGGCTGGGTACTTTGCGCTAAATGCGTATATTGCTGACCTGCTTCGGGTTTCAATAACACCGCGTGGTTAGCGTCTATCACCTTAAAGCGAATAAGTTCAGCAATAAGGGAAGCAGGGATCATTGCGTGACGTTTTTCTAATAACGAGGCTATCGTCGAAAAATCACCCGCTGCGACCGCCCACTCTAGCATCAGCACGGCGATTTGTTGCGCCTGTTTATGCGCTTCTGGGCTGGCAGTTTTATTGACAAATGCGACTAATCGTAACTTGGCAAGTGCTTTTTGGTATTGACCGCGGTCTGCTAATTGTTCCGCCTGTACTATGATTGCCTGTTTATTGCCTTGCTTTAAGGCCAAATCAAAATAGTAATCTTGCTCTCTTGTTTTGCCAATCGACTGGTAATAACGACTTAATTGCAATGCATAATGCCCATCGCTACGGGCCAAATTGCGTGCTAATGTCAGCCAATGACTTGAATACTCAGCTACCCGAGTAATGGCAATGCGTTGCGCTTCGACAACCCTTAACGTTAATGCCTGTTGCAGTTGCGCTTGATTATAGTTGTTATATTGCAGGCGCTGTTGCAAATAATCATGCACAGAAAAAGAGCTTGTCGTTAACGACAAGCTCAATACTAAACAAATCAGATAATACCACCGAGACATAAATTAAGGTGCGC belongs to Thalassotalea sp. HSM 43 and includes:
- the lysC gene encoding lysine-sensitive aspartokinase 3 is translated as MLNVAKFGGTSVADYDAMLRCANIIKDNQSTKVVVVSASAGVTNHLVTLSQQLLSHQEQQEIINQIRGIQYNITQQLAAELHLNRQIDEVLDHLTALVEQQNTLQTAKTTDSILACGERMSSILFAEVLRSIGVNGLTFDVRQVMRTNSLYGKAVVDIEALALNCEQQLLPLLQQHVIVTQGFIGQDGLGNTTTLGRGGSDYSAALLAEACQADDLLIWTDVVGIFTTDPRIASSARAIPEISFGEAAEMATFGAKILHPATLIPAMRSDIPVFVGSSREPQAGGTQIRQHVESKPTYRAIALRKEQTLVTVKSPAMLHASGFLAQVFAILAKHELSVDLITTSEISVALTFDNPTGSTQALINQQVLEELEQLCEVTVEHGLSLVAIVGNNLQSTTQLGSNVFNHIEDVSVRMICHGASANNLCFLVAENDANQVVETLHDKLFI
- a CDS encoding ElyC/SanA/YdcF family protein, which gives rise to MDWFLLKKLVGQLLQPMILILFLMLLALLLFHSRRHVARVSLFLATLFLFGFSFIGVSNSLIAPYEQRYPTFSQQQQRLDYIVILGCAHTSDDNLGASQQLQICSLQRMVEGMRVANMHPEATIITSGAALYDSTSNAQKVKQALIELGFSGDIITNDKAKDTEDEAMLLMPRLTNTHFALVTNANHMPRAMTYFEQQGLTPTAAPTGYFVKQGALSWQDYFPDANQLHKTETFFYEFFGQLWQWLKS
- a CDS encoding VOC family protein yields the protein MSLHINAIGQIAICCTDINAARAFYQDIMGLPLLFDAGENLSFYQLNDIRLMLTTLQGEERDHHTSVIYYKVDDIEQAFAHLQQHNVAIERAPALAATMSDHQLWIGFIRDPSDNLVGIMSEKPLSD
- a CDS encoding SufS family cysteine desulfurase, with translation MTSFNVAEFRKKFPLIEMLERKHQSIYFDNAATTQKFDAVIDAAKTYYATQNANVHRGSHMLSAQATVAYELARENVRQFIHGKDVAEIIWSKGTTEAINMVASSLGEQIVERGDDIVVSAAEHHANIVCWQQLALKKGANLVVLPVNKQGIIDIAQARCLITYKCKILAVHHISNVVGKINDIKTLIDIGHQHGAKVLIDGAQAIAHVNVDVQQLNCDFYVFSGHKLFAPTGIGVLYGKRELLESMPPYQFGGEMIKQVSFKQTTFNELPHKFEAGTPNIAGVLGLSSAITELGHSQNFTDYESQLAVYLHQQLTSLAKLTPLFTDAPDIPLLSFVIEGIHHQDVASFLDSKGIAVRAGHHCAMPLLAGMGLQGSVRVSLAPYNSKSEIDRLLAALKACIEADGNLQQADSSDVDWTKTDSRSQVVHDKPFDYVSEADVLAEFSDANSWDKKHRVIMLLSKRLHRLDKQRRSDEILISGCESNAWLDVVKYNDRFYFIGDSDARLIRGLMVVILSQFQGKTAVQIQKTKVPEFFQSLGLMQHLSPSRGNGVRAIVDSVYTLIG